The following are from one region of the Salmo trutta chromosome 20, fSalTru1.1, whole genome shotgun sequence genome:
- the LOC115155760 gene encoding uncharacterized protein LOC115155760 isoform X2 yields the protein MYEATKSHFTNLPTATILGVRIVLENHHPLGLIMVHTCVVAGCRNRRIPGTSLSFYRFPRDPDRKQRWIAAVNREGWLPNDGSRLCSTHFISGKQVKNPRSPDYVPSVFTSAPLSPESEIKEETAAFEISDKQEAQVEAANALLFLQGQGRSVVDQRPSQEDHDVAQSASSSSTSDNGEESEPVSSDSKDRGGKPGKRSAAEPDNYEDVLKILKKENRALQESVDKMSLSETSFRNDPEKVRFYTGLPNYFVFETVMWLLAPHMNGTKNMVKLSKFQQLLLTLMRLRLDLKNQDLAYRFGVKVGTVTRTVLRMVNVMSTTLVPTAVFWPSRAELRKNLPAALHSTYPDCAVIIDCFRVTLEKPGSEVNLLCGASAGSNTLKYMIGMAPQGVVTFVSRGSPGSVSDKSLAEGCGFLGKLLPGDVVLADKDLDIGESVAAHGALLKITGSDGGEGSEGSEGVSLTDISPERLSVRRHVERVVSMVKLRYSMLTGPVEVPFTAAERSSNIFTFDKIVQVACALNNLCISAAPLE from the exons ATGTACGAGGCCACAAAAAGTCACTTTACTAATTTGCCAACAGCCACCATTTTGGGAGTCAGAATTGTATTGGAAAATCACCACCCTTTGGGCCTTATTATGGTACACACGTGCGTGGTGGCTGGCTGTCGGAATAGAAGAATACCAGGCACATCATTGTCTTTTTATCGTTTCCCACGCGATCCCGACAGAAAGCAGCGTTGGATAGCTGCTGTGAACCGAGAAGGCTGGCTGCCAAACGACGGGAGCAGGCTGTGTAGTACTCATTTCATCTCAG GTAAACAGGTGAAGAATCCACGCTCGCCAGACTATGTTCCCTCTGTATTTACATCAGCTCCCCTATCCCCGGAGTCAGAAATTAAGGAAGAGACTGCTGCCTTTGAAATCTCAGACAAGCAGGAAGCCCAGGTGGAGGCGGCCAACGCCTTGCTCTTCCTGCAGGGCCAGGGCAGGTCTGTGGTCGACCAGAGGCCGAGCCAGGAGGACCATGACGTGGCCCAGAGTGCATCCTCATCCTCTACCAGTGACAATGGTGAGGAATCTGAACCAGTGTCAAGCGACAGCAAAGACAGGGGAGGGAAGCCCGGCAAAAGGTCAGCCGCAGAGCCCGACAACTATGAGGACGTGCTCAAGATCTTGAAGAAGGAGAACCGGGCTCTCCAGGAGTCTGTGGATAAAATGTCACTCTCAGAGACCTCATTCCGGAACGACCCAGAAAAGGTCAGGTTTTACACTGGCTTGCCCAACTACTTTGTATTTGAGACAGTCATGTGGCTCCTCGCGCCACACATGAACGGGACCAAGAACATGGTCAAGCTCTCCAAGTTTCAGCAGCTGCTGCTGACACTAATGCGTCTCCGGCTTGACCTCAAGAACCAGGACTTGGCCTACCGATTCGGCGTGAAGGTTGGCACGGTGACCAGGACGGTGCTCAGAATGGTTAACGTCATGTCCACCACGCTGGTACCCACGGCTGTCTTCTGGCCCTCCAGGGCTGAGCTCCGCAAGAACCTCCCAGCAGCTCTCCACTCGACCTACCCTGACTGTGCCGTGATCATAGACTGCTTCAGGGTGACCCTGGAGAAACCCGGGTCAGAAGTGAACTTGTTGTGT GGGGCGTCAGCAGGGAGCAACACTCTGAAATACATGATAGGCATGGCTCCGCAGGGCGTGGTCACTTTTGTCTCCAGGGGGTCGCCGGGGAGTGTCAGCGACAAGAGCCTGGCAGAGGGGTGTGGCTTCCTGGGCAAGCTACTCCCAGGAGACGTGGTCCTGGCCGATAAGGATTTGGACATTGGTGAGTCGGTGGCGGCCCATGGTGCCCTGCTGAAAATCACTGGCAGCGATGGCGGAGAGGGGTCTGAAGGGAGCGAAGGTGTCTCGCTGACAGACATTTCCCCAGAGAGGCTGAGTGTGCGGAGGCATGTGGAGAGGGTCGTCTCCATGGTGAAGCTAAGGTACTCCATGCTGACTGGCCCAGTGGAGGTCCCCTTCACGGCCGCTGAGCGGTCATCCAACATTTTCACTTTTGATAAGATTGTGCAGGTTGCCTGTGCCTTAAACAACCTGTGTATATCTGCTGCTCCCCTAGAGTGA
- the LOC115155760 gene encoding uncharacterized protein LOC115155760 isoform X1: MYEATKSHFTNLPTATILGVRIVLENHHPLGLIMVHTCVVAGCRNRRIPGTSLSFYRFPRDPDRKQRWIAAVNREGWLPNDGSRLCSTHFISGKQVKNPRSPDYVPSVFTSAPLSPESEIKEETAAFEISDKQEAQVEAANALLFLQGQGRSVVDQRPSQEDHDVAQSASSSSTSDNGEESEPVSSDSKDRGGKPGKRSAAEPDNYEDVLKILKKENRALQESVDKMSLSETSFRNDPEKVRFYTGLPNYFVFETVMWLLAPHMNGTKNMVKLSKFQQLLLTLMRLRLDLKNQDLAYRFGVKVGTVTRTVLRMVNVMSTTLVPTAVFWPSRAELRKNLPAALHSTYPDCAVIIDCFRVTLEKPGSEVNLLCQGASAGSNTLKYMIGMAPQGVVTFVSRGSPGSVSDKSLAEGCGFLGKLLPGDVVLADKDLDIGESVAAHGALLKITGSDGGEGSEGSEGVSLTDISPERLSVRRHVERVVSMVKLRYSMLTGPVEVPFTAAERSSNIFTFDKIVQVACALNNLCISAAPLE; the protein is encoded by the exons ATGTACGAGGCCACAAAAAGTCACTTTACTAATTTGCCAACAGCCACCATTTTGGGAGTCAGAATTGTATTGGAAAATCACCACCCTTTGGGCCTTATTATGGTACACACGTGCGTGGTGGCTGGCTGTCGGAATAGAAGAATACCAGGCACATCATTGTCTTTTTATCGTTTCCCACGCGATCCCGACAGAAAGCAGCGTTGGATAGCTGCTGTGAACCGAGAAGGCTGGCTGCCAAACGACGGGAGCAGGCTGTGTAGTACTCATTTCATCTCAG GTAAACAGGTGAAGAATCCACGCTCGCCAGACTATGTTCCCTCTGTATTTACATCAGCTCCCCTATCCCCGGAGTCAGAAATTAAGGAAGAGACTGCTGCCTTTGAAATCTCAGACAAGCAGGAAGCCCAGGTGGAGGCGGCCAACGCCTTGCTCTTCCTGCAGGGCCAGGGCAGGTCTGTGGTCGACCAGAGGCCGAGCCAGGAGGACCATGACGTGGCCCAGAGTGCATCCTCATCCTCTACCAGTGACAATGGTGAGGAATCTGAACCAGTGTCAAGCGACAGCAAAGACAGGGGAGGGAAGCCCGGCAAAAGGTCAGCCGCAGAGCCCGACAACTATGAGGACGTGCTCAAGATCTTGAAGAAGGAGAACCGGGCTCTCCAGGAGTCTGTGGATAAAATGTCACTCTCAGAGACCTCATTCCGGAACGACCCAGAAAAGGTCAGGTTTTACACTGGCTTGCCCAACTACTTTGTATTTGAGACAGTCATGTGGCTCCTCGCGCCACACATGAACGGGACCAAGAACATGGTCAAGCTCTCCAAGTTTCAGCAGCTGCTGCTGACACTAATGCGTCTCCGGCTTGACCTCAAGAACCAGGACTTGGCCTACCGATTCGGCGTGAAGGTTGGCACGGTGACCAGGACGGTGCTCAGAATGGTTAACGTCATGTCCACCACGCTGGTACCCACGGCTGTCTTCTGGCCCTCCAGGGCTGAGCTCCGCAAGAACCTCCCAGCAGCTCTCCACTCGACCTACCCTGACTGTGCCGTGATCATAGACTGCTTCAGGGTGACCCTGGAGAAACCCGGGTCAGAAGTGAACTTGTTGTGT CAGGGGGCGTCAGCAGGGAGCAACACTCTGAAATACATGATAGGCATGGCTCCGCAGGGCGTGGTCACTTTTGTCTCCAGGGGGTCGCCGGGGAGTGTCAGCGACAAGAGCCTGGCAGAGGGGTGTGGCTTCCTGGGCAAGCTACTCCCAGGAGACGTGGTCCTGGCCGATAAGGATTTGGACATTGGTGAGTCGGTGGCGGCCCATGGTGCCCTGCTGAAAATCACTGGCAGCGATGGCGGAGAGGGGTCTGAAGGGAGCGAAGGTGTCTCGCTGACAGACATTTCCCCAGAGAGGCTGAGTGTGCGGAGGCATGTGGAGAGGGTCGTCTCCATGGTGAAGCTAAGGTACTCCATGCTGACTGGCCCAGTGGAGGTCCCCTTCACGGCCGCTGAGCGGTCATCCAACATTTTCACTTTTGATAAGATTGTGCAGGTTGCCTGTGCCTTAAACAACCTGTGTATATCTGCTGCTCCCCTAGAGTGA